The Rattus norvegicus strain BN/NHsdMcwi chromosome 9, GRCr8, whole genome shotgun sequence genome contains the following window.
ATGCATTCTTTGCTTCTGAGTATCCTCTCATCCTGTGTTTAGAAAATCATTGTTCTATTAAACAACAAAAGGTGATGGTTCAACACATGAAGAAAATTTTAGGAGACAAGCTGTATACCACATCACCCAACATGGAGGAATCTTATCTACCATCCCCCGATGTCCTGAAAGGGAAAATACTAATCAAAGCAAAGAAGCTGTCTTCAAATTGCTCTGGTGTGGAAGGGGATGTTACTGATGAAGATGAAGGGGCAGAAATGTCTCAGAGGATGGGGAAAGAGAATGTGGAACAACCCAACCATGTGCCTGTGAAGCGATTTCAGCTTTGCAAAGACCTGTCTGAACTGGTCAGCATCTGTAAGTCAGTCCAGTTCAAGGAGTTCCAGGTGTCGTTTCAGGTGCAGAAGTACTGGGAAGTGTGTTCATTCAATGAAGTGCTAGCCAGTAAATACGCCAATGAGAATCCTGGGGACTTTGTAAATTACAATAAGCGTTTCCTCGCCAGAGTCTTTCCTAGTCCAATGAGAATTGATTCTAGTAACATGAACCCTCAAGATTTTTGGAAATGTGGCTGTCAAATCGTAGCCATGAACTTTCAGACTCCAGGGCTAATGATGGATCTGAACATTGGCTGGTTTAGGCAGAATGGAAACTGTGGCTATGTTCTTCGACCAGCCATCATGAGGGAAGAAGTCTCCTTCTTCAGTGCCAACACAAAGGACTCTGTCCCTGGAGTTTCGCCTCAGTTGCTTCACATCAAAATCATCAGTGGCCAGAACTTTCCCAAGCCCAAAGGGTCAGGTGCCAAAGGGGATGTGGTGGACCCTTATGTCTATGTGGAAATCCATGGCATTCCTGCTGACTGCGCAGAACAGAGGACGAAAACTGTGAACCAGAATGGAGATGCTCCTATGTTTGATGAAAGCTTTGAATTTCAAATCAACCTCCCCGAACTAGCCATGGTGcgctttgtagtgctggatgaTGACTACATTGGCGATGAATTTATTGGCCAGTACACGATTCCCTTTGAATGTTTACAAACGGGCTACCGCCATGTGCCTCTGCAGTCCTTGACTGGAGAGGTCCTTGCCCATGCTTCTCTGTTCGTCCACGTGGCTATTActaacagaagaggaggagggaagcctCATAAACGGGGCCTTTCtgtgaggaaagggaagaagtccCGGGAATATGCATCTCTGAGAACACTGTGGATTAAAACTGTAGATGAGGTGTTCAAGAATGCCCAGCCCCCCATCCGGGATGCCACAGACCTGAGAGAGAACATGCAGGTGTGTGTTCATTAGATTTCTACTTCGTGCCTGCCTATGATTTGTGGACATGCATTGCTTGCAATAGTATATTTGATTTTAAATACTTTCATAAGTTTCAACTGGTTATTTATTAATAGTCtcatttctcagcatctaaattTCAAAAACTAGTTTCTGAAATATTGATTGGATGCTAGAATAAACTGGTCTTGATGATTCATAAGCTGTTTGCTCATGCTCCTCTTATGACCAGTTAGCAGCTATGCTTTTCAACATGGTATGCACAGGAATCTCTGATGCTGTTGAATATTATTATTTCTTAGATGGAACACAAATTAATGACCTGTCAAAGAGAAATTGGTTAAAGTAAAAGGAATGTGTTCCGGGTCTTTCTTATGGAGCTCTGGTGCTTAGAACCATTTAAATGAGCCAGTGTTCTCTTGATTTTAGAGGATAATTATTTACACAAAATATTTATGGTACATGTATTTATAAAAGACCTAAGATGGTAATTTGTTCTAAAATAACATGTCTCAGAGCAGTCAGTTAGGAACTATATACCTGTTCATGATGGCTACACATCTAGCTGTGTACTAGGATTGGGGAGTCAAGTCCATCTAGACCCCTAGGTTCTTCCTTACAGAGAGCTCATAGCAGTATGTGAAACATGCTATGGTACTCAGACGGGTTTCTTTAAACAAAGACTTATTactcttattttatatatatgggtgttttgtctgtatgtgtgtttgtgcaccacactcatgcctggtgcccacagagaccagaagagagtatgGGATCCTCTAGAATTGGAGCTAtaaaatggttgtgagctgccatgtgtgtgctggaaatcaaatccaggtcatctggaagaccagccagtgctcttaaccaccaagtcatTTCTCCAtcccatttgttttctcttaaatCACTGTTATAAAAATGACATTAGCATTCCTCTAACCAAGGGGACACTTTAAGTATATGTTTCCTACTTAATTCTGTAGCCACCCCGTGAATAAGAACAGTTGCCTGAAATAAGGACATCTGTTGTCTTCCTCTCAAGGTCCAAGCATAACCAAAATTGGACAGATTTCTCCACTGTTGAGGGTGCATGCACGTTGGCAAAACCCCCATTCCAAAGAAGCCACATTGCCCCTGCCTGTGGCTACTGGTGTACACATGGAGCATAATTCCCTTTGGGACCTGTTAGGGCTCAGCCATCCTGCCTTCAGGACCTGTCTGTATGGAAACCCACAGAGCTGCTGTAGTGGTGCTCATAGCACCTGCTCTGTAGTCTGGCCGGCGGTGAGAGCGTGCCCGGAACCAATGACAGCAGCCTGCCTCCAGGGGCTTTTGCTATAGTCAAGATGCAAGAcatgctgtgaagagaaacagtTATCACGGACTGTTTGGGGGAACATACTTTAGATATCACAATTTATTTCTACACATGGTCACAAAATGATTTTAAACAAAATGATACATAGTTTGACAGCCATGTTTAAAACAAtattaataaagaatgaaatgtTTCAATTCAAAACTTAGTTCCAGAACATGGGTTCCTTAGGAACCTAGATCTGCTCCTTCTAGCTGTCTGGACAGAGCACAAGCCTGCCTGGGGTTACACACCTGACCCATACTCCAACtaaagtgtgtggtgtgtgtgtgtgtgtgtgtgtgtgtgtgtgtgtgtgtgtgtgatatatatgtatatgtgtatatatatgtatatatatatatatatatatcatatcatatattagATTCTGGGGGGAATGGCTTTCAGACTGTGGCCCTACTAGTTCAACAATGGTTATGTACCAATGGAAGGCCCAAGAACCAGTCATTGTTGAGTTTCCCAGGCCAagtgcctcagctgttcttcactACACACTGGAATCCTAAAGAAtgaggctctaatgccagtgaaggagtgGACTTgctagtgagtgagtgagagagagagagagagagagagagagagagagagagagagagagagagagatcggtCATAGAAAGAGAAGACTCTTCTTCTATGCCCTTTATTTAGATTTCTGGAGAAAATGTGACCCAGGTTAAAGgttgatcttcccacctcaaaagatctggattaaagattTCTCTTTCCACTTCAAAGATCTGATCCAGATTGGAAATAGATCTTCACACTTGAAACTATTTAAGAAAaactccctcacaggtgtgcccagacATTTGGGTTTTAGTCAATTCCAGGTGTGGTCAAGGTGACATCAAGAACAGCATCACAGTGACCAACGGTCTCCTTTCTATTTTCAGAATGCAGTGGTTTCTTTCAAGGAATTATGTGGCCTCTCCTCAGTGGCCAACCTTATGCAGTGCATGCTGGCCGTGTCTCCTCGATTCCTGGGGCCTGACAATACTCCCCTGGTGGTCTTGAATCTTAGTGAGCCCTACCCCACCATGGAACTGCAGGCCATCGTGCCTGAGGTTCTGAAGAAGATCGTCACAACTTATGACATGGTGAGTCCTGGTTGTTCTCTTCCTGGGGACAGAGGTATCTTATGATACCTTATCGATTGCACAGCAGCTTttgcttcctgtcttcctgtctcatgCTTCATGTACTTATGGAGGAAGAGTGTCTCCCTGGCTTTGCTGTGTTTGAAAGAGTTTTGTGCTATATCTCTGTGTTAGAAAGCAGGATTCAGAGAAGCTTTACTCAGTCACATTAAACATTAGCTTCCCAAGGACTGGATCTGAATCGGCTTCTAATGAATGTTTTGCATCTTCTATTTATGtgatttagaaacaaaacaaaaccaagcactTTTAATCCCATCTTGGAACTAGTCATTGATTTATTCTGTTTCAACTTTCCCCTCAAACCAGTAAAGCGAtaagttagattttttttcaagatgtGGCTGAAATACCATCAAGGTCAGACAGCTGCTCACATCATACAAAACTGCTGTGTGCTCGTTTTCTCCCTGGGGCAGCTGCTCTGAGGTATCTTCATGTACAATTAGCTTAGTGTTAATTTGTTACCTTCAAGACACCTAGAATAGTGCTTTTAACCTTTAAGATTTATCTTGCATTTTTCTTAATTGCATGCTGCTCTTTTACTGTGCTTTTATAATTTACCAAAACTGGGGGAGAGCTTTTCATattgtgttcatgtgtgagtTGGATGGAGGGCCACTTCATATGCCATTTCATGTGTGCCTGAGGCAGAGGATAACTTTCAGGATGACTTTATCCTCTGTTGTGGAATTCAGTGATTGAACTCTTGTCCTTACATGATCAAATCAAGTACTTTTCACCTGAGCGATTTCACTGGCCTGCTAAGAAGTATTGTACTTGTGAACGGCACTCATTTCACATTTCTAATACAGGTGAGGCTGTTAGAAATGGCTGTGTATCAGCAGTGACCCCTTTCGTTTGGTGGTGCAAGACACTCTTCTCTCAAGTAGGCCAGGCTGTCACCTTTTACCATTGAGGACATTCAGGGATAAGTGCCTTGCTACCACTTCCTCCAATCTAAAAATGCTAGCTAGCTAAGGCCGTGTGGTAGAGGTGGTGacagtagtgcatgcctttaatcccagcatgtagagggcaggggcaggggcaggggcaggggcaggggcaggggcaggggcaggggcaggggcaggggcaggggcatctctgaactcaaggccagcctgatctacgtagcaagttccaggactgccagggctacatacagagaagaaaccctgtcttgaaaaaccaaagccaaccaaccagcagTCAAGGCCAGCTATGTTGGGATTGGCATCATTCAACTCATCTAAAACGCCATTGACTGTTTTATACGTTAGTCTGAAAGCTGTAATCTGCAGGGGTCAGGTGACTCAAGGGGCTGTACAAATATCACAGGCTAGCATTTCCTACATTGATGAGGAACCTTGGTTTCTTAGGATATTGATTAACATCACCTGGGGAAAGGTGGCATAGAGACGTAATTGGAGGAAATGCTCACCAGAACAAAACCAATCAGAGTCCATTAAAAATACCTTCTCCTTTTCATTCACTCCTGGACACCAGCCTATGGGATGGAACTACTTACAGTCAGGGTAGCTCTTCCCTCCCTTGTTCAACTTCCTCATAGACAAATTTAGGGGTGTGTTTCTATGGTGATTATAAACGCCACCAAAATGAGAGTTAAGATTAGCCACCACTGCAGTCACACTTTGTGTCTGGTGTTTACCCTCCTTCCCATTTTGGCTTAGATTTCAAGGAAACTCAAGGATATAAGAGACTAAGCGTTTCCTGCTGGGGACAAGCTGCAGAGAATATCATCCCCTGGGGAGCACTTAATTCTGAAGAGAACTAAACACACCCAAGAGAGCAGGAGGAGTAGCCAATGTCAGAACATGCAATCAAAAAGGTATAATAAAGCACCATGAAagcaacaaaacaacaggaaGGAATAGCAGTCGTACAGTAACGACTTATTATTAACGATTCTCAGCTCCGCGATTAACAGACATGTACTAACAGACTGGAGTGGGAAAGGTTTGATGAAAtacagaaataatttaaaaaaaatctgggggggaggggagagcctAGGGTCAGATGTGTTCAGTGcacaattctaccagactttaAAAGAAGAACTAACACCAATTTTTCTAAaagtattccataaaataaaaatggaataattGTCTccaaatgatttattttaattacagGGATTTTTGAAACTACAcatctagaatatacaaagaatttttaaaaatctaaacttCAAGAAAACAATTAAATCAGTTTAAAAATGGGTCTTGAAACTAAACAGAGGTtcccaaaatataaaatataatagctAAGTAATCATTTTTAAGTTGTTCAACATTTTAGccataaaaatgcaaattaaattaaaactattttgagattttatgttccccagtcaaaatggctaaacTCCAAAAATCAAATGAtgtcaaatgctgggattgatgTAGGGAAAGGGGAACACCTGTTTGTTGCTGGTGgcagtgcaaactggtacagctacTACTGTAAAACACAGCTTGTGTCATAGAATATACTCAAGTTCCAACCCTACCTAGCTTTCATAGTACTGGAAGGtggcaaagaagaaaacagtcagATTTCACCTAGCTATAAACCTTGCAAGCTACAGCAATGACTGCATTGACAAGATACACTCACTGGTACAACAATGGCATGAATGTTAGAGCAGTGACCAAACACTTTCTGACTTGATTTTAGGCCCACTCCATAAAACGGAGCCCACACCTCACACCATATTCAGGGCCAAGATCCTGTGGCTAGACATGCCTTTGAGGAAAATCCACTGCTATTGTTATGTAACTGGACATTGTATTAaacaactcctttttttttttttttattaacttgagtatttcttatatacatttcaagtgttattccctttcccggtttccggacaaacatccccctcccccctccccttccttatgggtgttcccctctcaaccctccccccattgccaccctccccccatagtctagttcactgggggttcagtcttagcaggacccagggcttccccttccactggtgctcttactaggatattcattgctacctatggggtcagagtccagggtcagtccatgtatagtctttaggtagtggcttagtccctggaagctctggttgcttgacattgttgtacttttggggtctcgagccccttcaagctcttccagttctttctctgattccttcaacgggggacctattctcagttcagtggtttgctgctggcattcgcctctgtatttgctgtattctggctgtgtctctcaggagcgatctacatccggctcctgtcggtctgcacttctttgcttcatccatcttgtctaattgggtggctgtatatgtatgggccacatgtggggcaggctctgaatgggtgttccttcagtctctgttttaatctttgcctctcccttccctgccaagggtattctttttcctcatttaaagaaggagtgaagcattcacattttgatcatccgtcttgagtttcatttgttctaggcatctagggtaattcaagcatttgggctaatagccacttatcaatgagtgcataccatgtatgtctttctgtgattgggttagctcactcaggatgatgttttccagttccaaccatttgcctacgaatttcataaagtcgttgtttttgatagctgagtaatattccattgtgtagatgtaccacattttctgtatccattcctctgctgaagggcatctgggttctttccagcttctggctatcataaataaggctgcaatgaacatagtggagcacgtgtcttttttatatgttggggcatcttttgggtatatgcccaagagaggtatagctggatcctcaggcagttcaatgtccaattttctgaggaacctccagactgatttccagaatggttttaccagtctgcaatcccaccaacaatggaggagtgttccactttctccacatcctcgccagcatctgctgtcatctgagtttttgatcttagccattctcactggtgtgaggtgaaatctcagggttgttttgatttgcatttccctcatgactaaagatgttgaacatttctttaggtgtttctcagccatttggcattcctcagctgtgaattctttgtttagctctgaaccccattttttaatagggttatttgtttcccttcggtctaacttcttcagttctttgtatattttggatataaggcctctatctgttgtaggattggtaaagatcttttcccaatctgttggttgccgttttgtcctaaccacagtgtcctttgccttacagaagctttgcagttttataagatcccatttgtcgattcttgatcttagagcataagccattggtgttttgttcaggaaattttttccagtgcccatgtgttccagatgcttccctagtttttcttctattagtttgagtgtgtctggtttgatgtggaggtccttgatccacttggacttaagctttgtacagggtgataaggatggatcgatctgcattcttctacatgttgccctccacaACTCCTAATAAGTAGTTGCTGTATCCACAGATTAGGGTATCTCTCAACACCCGTCAGTAAAGCTTCTTTTTGTAAAGAAGGTAAATATAGCATAGAATCACAACTGGTTAAGGTGCAGAGAATAGAAGACTGTAGAGTACTTAGCCTTGAATGGGACATCTATAGcaaacctcctcctcctcctcctcttattcctcctcctcctcctctccctcctcctcctcctctctctcctcctcctctccctcctcttcttcctcctcctcttcttcctcctcctcctcttcttcctcttcctccccctcctcctcctcctcttcctcctcctcctcctcctcctcctcctcccccccctcctcctcctcctcctcctcctctactaccaccaccaccaccaccaccaccaccaccaccaccaccaccaccaccttccaaGAATCAAGAACATTGCAGAAAGGGAGGTAGGAAGAGTGTAAGAGATAGGGGTAGTAGACGACTTCAGCAAAGCGGTGTTTGCCAGACAGAACATGGTAACTGCACATATGAACTCTGAGTAGTTGTGACATCATACCCAAGACCTTTGCAAGCTCGAGATAGACAAATTCCCAGCATAGAGCAGGGAGGTGGTCAAAAAGTGTCACCATCTGCTGAAGAGCTATTGGGAATTGATAGCTCACTCAAGAGAATATCGCCAGCACCGATTATGTCAGATGTGTTTAGAAAATAAACAGTATGAAATGAGTagtggatctggaaggagttgtaAGGGGGTGTATATAATTAAAGTGCAATGGATGAAgttctcaaaaattaattaaaatatatgtctGGATAATATAAAGGTCAGGGTCAGATGTATCTAACACCATTTGGGATATATTATTCTGGTATCTGAGGCCTCACATTATCCATCATGAATATATTCTGTCTTCAGGAATCCATATAGTTCCTAAAAGCTAAGAAGGGTGATAAAATAAACTCAGAAGCCTATGCTGGGATTTCTTTTGAATgctctagaaaaataaaagaagtaaaaatggaaatgttGAGGCACTTTTCCATGTCCAGTTATTTCTTAAGTCTAAGTTATATTGGAAGAAGATCAAATGAATAATTGGTATTTATAGATGTTTCTTAAACTTAAACCACAAATAAACTCACAGACCTTCTTCATTGATCAAAACGTGACATGATTTAGCCATAGATGCCACTAATTTTTCAGTGAGATTCACACAGTGACATTTCTTTATGAACAGGTTTTTATCAGGAATTCTGGAGGTGGGGTACAGCTCCCTAAATGAAAACTGAACAGACTGGTTAATCAGTTTCAGCGGTCCAGTACTGATCAGGGCAGGAAATGTGGTCCTGCCTGGGTTCTCTGAATCTCAGCAGTCCATGAGGACACCAGGAATCTTTATAGAACTAAAAACTGTGTTTGGCACAGGAACATTCAGTGCTTCTTGGTTCCCTCACCTTCCCTTCCTGGACTGCTAGATTGTAAAAGTAGCTTTTAGTCACAGCCTGAAGTAACTGTTGTCTCTAAGGCTTAttgcctcagtctgctaacctggGCCTAATCCTGGAAGTTTCTAGCCTCCCCACAATCTAATCTAGGGCTACaatattttcagcctctgagatttgCTTCTAAATAAGCTCacattttcttgttctttctgaactctagctgtctggctcaactcagctgttctggtttAAACTCCTCTTCAGGATGACTTGATTCAATTTactttctctcagtttctcactgaattactctggttggcctcaaactaactctagcgaTCTTTCCTCACCTTCTGATTCCTTGtgtggctcattctgtcttcacctgtgccCCGCGCtatctcaccagcaagaacactcgggaacacacgaatccttctgcagcttaaacgtttattgtatcttaaagagagggcccggggcgccagcatggcgcggcttatatacaccctagcacggcgcatccacacctgattggtagcttacccatgatctcattaggcatgccctggagt
Protein-coding sequences here:
- the Plcl2 gene encoding inactive phospholipase C-like protein 2 yields the protein MPTEKKISSASDCINSMVEGSELKKVRSNSRIYHRYFLLDADMQSLRWEPSKKDSEKAKIDIKSIKEVRTGKNTDIFRSNGISEQISEDCAFSVIYGENYESLDLVANSADVANIWVTGLRYLISYGKHTLDMLESSQDNMRTCWVSQMFSEIDVDDLGHITLCNAVQCIRNLNPGLKTSKIELKFKELHKSKDKTGTEITKEEFVEVFHELCTRPEIYFLLVQFSSNKEFLDTKDLMMFLEAEQGVAHINEEISLEIIHKYEPSKEGQEKGWLSIDGFTNYLMSPDCYIFDPEHKKVCQDMKQPLSHYFINSSHNTYLIEDQFRGPSDITGYIRALKMGCRSVELDVWDGPDNEPVIYTGHTMTSQIVFRSVIDIINKYAFFASEYPLILCLENHCSIKQQKVMVQHMKKILGDKLYTTSPNMEESYLPSPDVLKGKILIKAKKLSSNCSGVEGDVTDEDEGAEMSQRMGKENVEQPNHVPVKRFQLCKDLSELVSICKSVQFKEFQVSFQVQKYWEVCSFNEVLASKYANENPGDFVNYNKRFLARVFPSPMRIDSSNMNPQDFWKCGCQIVAMNFQTPGLMMDLNIGWFRQNGNCGYVLRPAIMREEVSFFSANTKDSVPGVSPQLLHIKIISGQNFPKPKGSGAKGDVVDPYVYVEIHGIPADCAEQRTKTVNQNGDAPMFDESFEFQINLPELAMVRFVVLDDDYIGDEFIGQYTIPFECLQTGYRHVPLQSLTGEVLAHASLFVHVAITNRRGGGKPHKRGLSVRKGKKSREYASLRTLWIKTVDEVFKNAQPPIRDATDLRENMQNAVVSFKELCGLSSVANLMQCMLAVSPRFLGPDNTPLVVLNLSEPYPTMELQAIVPEVLKKIVTTYDMMIQSLKALIENADAVYEKIVHCQKAAMEFHEHLHSIGTKEGLKERKLQKAVESFTWNITILKGQADLLKYAKNETLENLKQIHYAAVSCGLNKPGTENSEAQKPRRSLEVIPEKTSDENGD